The following proteins come from a genomic window of Pieris napi chromosome 15, ilPieNapi1.2, whole genome shotgun sequence:
- the LOC125056470 gene encoding WD repeat-containing protein 55 homolog — protein MTMDFKEFDKDDDSDSDSMNYSSDELSTEEEHEDDVSSNDEAKNDGEDSNSSEDEDEVVRAIKAEKNKPRDHPPTINTEDFIVDICFHPCRNLIALANIVGDILLYEYNNDETKLVNCLELHMEACRDVEFDNEGSVMYSTAKDKVIMATDVETGKLKQCYEKAHDDPVYKLFSLDVNKFVTGDDAGIVKLWDLRQKDPIFTLKIGEDYISDIITNEAQKYLVCAGGDGTLTSIDLKASKIYTASEQYEAELTCLGLFRSETKLLVGTSVGKFYLFNWKQFGYHSDEYVGQKHSIQCMIPITQNIVVSSGEDGIIRAAHMFPQRQLGIVGQHTLPVECLDISHDGQYIASSSHNDDIKFWNISYFESIDSLINVNEKQNKRKDMSNNLPSSTVKNASDFFSGLL, from the exons ATGACAATGGATTTTAAAGAATTCGATAAAGATGATGATTCAGACAGCGATAGTATGAATTATTCCAGTGATGAATTATCAACAGAAGAGGAGCACGAAGACGATGTATCTTCAAATG atGAGGCAAAGAACGACGGAGAGGATTCAAATAGTTCCGAAGATGAAGATGAGGTAGTAAGAGCTATTAaagctgaaaaaaataaacccaGGGATCATCCACCAACTATAAACACAGAGGACTTCATTGTAGATATTTGTTTCCATCCTTGTAGAAATTTAATTGCATTGGCTAATATAGTTGgtgatattttgttatatgaaTACAATAATGATGAAACAAAACTAGTTAACTGTTTAGAATTACATATGGAAGCCTGTAGAGATGTAGAGTTTGATAATGAAGGCAGTGTTATGTATTCTACAGCTAAG GATAAAGTTATTATGGCAACTGATGTTGAAActggaaaattaaaacaatgttatGAGAAAGCTCATGATGATCCAGTGTATAAGCTGTTTAGTTTGGATGTCAATAAATTTGTTACag GAGATGATGCTGGCATAGTGAAACTTTGGGATTTACGTCAAAAAGATCCTATATTCACCTTGAAAATTGGAGAGGATTATATATCTGATATAATAACTAATGAAGCACAAAAGTATTTAGTATGTGCTGGTGGAGATGGAACATTAACATCAATAGATCTTAAAGCAAG CAAAATTTACACTGCTTCTGAGCAATATGAGGCAGAATTAACATGTCTAGGTTTATTTCGCTCTGAGACAAAATTACTCGTTGGAACATCAGTTggaaaattctatttatttaactggAAACAATTTGGTTATCATAGTGATGAATATGTTGGACAGAAACATTCAATTCAATGCATGATTCCAATTACCCAAAACATTGTTGTATCATCAGGAGAAGATGGTATAATACGAGCTGCACATATGTTTCCACAAAGGCAACTAGGAATTGTTGGTCAACATACACTTCCAGTAGAGTGCTTGGATATAAGCCATGATGGCCAATATATTGCATCAAGTTCACACAATgatgatattaaattttggaATATATCTTACTTTGAATCAATTGATTctctaataaatgttaatgaaaaGCAAAATAAAAGGAAGGATATGAGTAATAATTTGCCCTCAAGTACTGTTAAGAATGcttctgattttttttcagGATTGTTATGA